A region of the Corynebacterium falsenii genome:
TGCAGGTACGACAGCCTGAATGGCTGTGTCCACATCTGCAGATACTGTCATACTCTTCTCCAACGGCCGGGTGTCACCCGCTCCGCCTCAACGGCGGCGCGCACATTTGCGGAACTGCAAGACTGGCGAGACTGGATCGACTGCCTAAGCACTCAGCGTTCGCTCAGCACACGATCTAGTACAAGATCAGGACAACATGTACGCAGTCTACGTTCTGACCAGTTTTACTGTAGGCAATCATTTTAACGGCCATAGAGACATCCACATACTTCGAGGGTCCGTTGCGAAGGAAAATCGGGGAAAATTCGAACAGTTCATCGTGGGCCACCATCTTCTCGATCGCCACAATGGGCCTCGCTATCCACACCACGCTCCCGGCGCACACGCTATTCACACCAAGGTCAGAGACTGTTGCAGAGCCAATCTCCGCCAGCTCACACGGCTCGTATACGGCCAGCGCCCCACCCCGAGGTCGCATTGCCATTTTGCGAAAAATATAGGTGACCATACTGCCCTGTAGCCCTCTTTGGGGGCAGGATGCCCACTCCTGAAATGAATTAACCTAACGTTCAAACTCTTCGAGTCCTAGCAGGCCAGGGCACTCTTCCACGTTTCCTTCTCTGCAGCAAAACCATGCGGTACACCCAGGGGGCACCGGCTCTTTACCTGCCGTTCACTTCCAACCGGAACCCTCTTACCTGTCACTTGTTGTGCGTTTCGTTCAAGGAGAACCATTTACATGCCTCAGCCCAGCCAGCTTCCCGGTCCTGCAGCATCGAAATGGGAATGGCAGCTTCATGGCTCCTGCCGTGGCGTTGATTCCTCGGTCTTTTTCCACCCGGATGGCGAGCGAGGCCGCGCCCGCTCCAACCGTGAACAGCGCGCGAAGGCGATCTGCCGTCGCTGCCCCGTGATGGAGCAATGCCGTGCACACGCCCTCGAGGTTGCCGAGCCCTACGGCATCTGGGGAGGCCTCAGCGAATCCGAGCGCGACATCATCCTGCGCCCCACCTCCCGTAACCGCGGCCGCCGCGTCGCTGGCTAGACACTACATCAGAGCGCGTCAGTCCGCGCCGCACCACTGCTTGCCGCCCCCCTCACTCCTCCTCGCACGAACGAAAGACCCCGAGATCTCGCATTCGAAATCTCGGGGTTCCTTGCGCTCTAGGCGCCCCCACGAGGCATGGCACTCAAGCCATGACTCTTAGTGGTGGTGATGCCCAGCCGCTGCCGGAGCGGGCTTTTCCGGCTTATCGACGACGGCGGTCTCGGTGGTCAGAACCATCCGAGCCACGGACGTTGCGTTGATCACTGCGGAGTGAGTGACCTTCACCGGGTCGATGATGCCCTCATCCAGCAGGTTTCCGTATTCCAGGGTTGCCGCGTTGAAACCGGAGCCGTTATCCATCTCAGCCGTGCGGGCAACCACAACGGCACCGTCCAGACCAGCATTGTCGGCAATCCAGAACGTCGGGCGGCGAAGAGCACGAGCCAGGGAGCGCAGGCCAATGGCCTCGTCTCCATCGTGCTCGGCCTCGAGCTTCTCCACCTCTTCAGCGATCTGCACCAGCACGGAACCGCCACCGGCGATCACGCCTTCCTGGGCGGCTGCGCGGGCAGCGTTGATCGCATCCTCGATGCGCAGCTTGCGCTCGTTAACCTCGGTCTCGGTGGCGCCACCGGCACGGATCACGGCCACGCCGCCGGAGAGCTTAGCCAAGCGCTCCTCCAGCTTTTCGCGGTCCCAGTTGGAATCGGTGCGCTCGATGTCGGCGCGGATCTGCTGACGGCGCTCCTCAACGGCCTCGGCCGTGCCGGCACCGTCCACGATCACCGTTTCGTCCTTGGTCACCGTGATGCGGCGGGCAGAACCCAGCTGGTCCAGGGTGGCCTCGGAGAGGTTCTGACCCAGCTCCTTGTCGATGACCGTTCCGCCGGTCACGATAGCCAGGTCGTCCATGAAAGCCTTGCGGCGATCACCGAAGTACGGTGCCTTCACGGCAACGACCTTGAGGGACTTGCGGATGGCGTTGAGCACGAGCATCTGCAGCGGCTCGCCTTCCACATCCTCAGCCACGATGAGTACCTGCTTGCCGGAGTTAGCAATCTGCTCCAGCAGCGGCAGGAAGTCGGGCAGGGAGGAGATCTTCTCGCGCACCAGCAGCACCAGTGCGTCGTCCAGCACAGCGTGGCCGGTCTCCTGATCGGTGACGAAGTACGGAGAAAGGTAGCCCTTGTCGAAGGACACGCCCTCGGTGACGATGGACTCGTCCTCGATGGACTGGGATTCCTCGACGGTCACCACGCCATCCTTGCCCACCTTGTCGAAGGCGTCGGCAACCATGTCGCCGATCTTCTTATCGCGGGAGGACACGGTCGCCACGTTGGAGATCGCAGCGGTATCGGCCACGGGCTGCGCCAGGTCGGCCAGCAGCTCCACGACCTTCTCCGTGCCGATCTGGATGCCGCGGTTCACAGCGATCGGATTGGCGCCAGCCGCAACGGTGCGCAATCCCTCACTGATGAGAGCCTGTGCCAGCAGGGTGGCGGTGGTGGTGCCGTCGCCAGCGATGTCGTTGGTCTTGATGGCCACGGACTTCACCAGCTGCGCGCCCAGGTTCTCGAAGGGGTCCTCGAGGTCGATGTCGCGGGCGATGGTCACGCCATCGTTGGTCACGGTCGGGCCACCGAAGGCCTTGTCGAGAACTACGTTGCGTCCGCGTGGGCCCAGGGTCACCTTCACCGCGTCAGCCAGGGCATCCACGCCCTTCTGCAGACCCTCGCGGGCCTCTTGATCAAATGCGATGAGTTTTGACATAGAGCTCCCCGCTTACTTTTCGATGACGGCGAGGATGTCGCGCTGGCTGAGCAGCAGGTACTCTTCGCCGTTGTACTTCAGCTCGGTGCCGCCGTACTTGGAGAACACCACGGTGTCGCCTTCCTTGACGTCCATGGGGATGCGGTCATCGTCGTCTGCCCAACGGCCGGGGCCGACAGCGATCACGGTAGCCTCTTGGGGCTTTTCCTTAGCGGAGTCTGGGATGACCAGGCCTGATGCGGTGGTGGTCTCTGCCTCGACGATCTGGACGAGGACTCGATCCTCCAACGGCTTGATGTTGACGTTAGCCACGATTAGATACCTTCCGTGTTTTCACTGTTGTACTGGTTGGTTTTGCCGCTAACAGCCGTCGTCGCGGGTGAACAACTGTGAGTCAAACAACCTCCTAGCACTCTACCCCTGCAAGTGCTAACGCTCAACAACACGGAGCCAAACACCGGGCCAACGCGGGCTCTACAGCCCCCTACAGCCCCTTGGTCAGGTTAATGACCGCGTCACGCCACAGCGTGAACTCTTCCTCGTAGTCGTTCTTGTAGTTCTCCACAGCACGAATGCCCTTGTAGATGGACTCGATTTCCTCATCCGTGAGGTCCTCGCCCTCTTCACCCACGAACAGCACGGGTCCCAAGATCGCGCGGGTGGGATCGGACAGGAAGCGCGAATCCCCCGTCTCCGCTTCCTTGCGCCCCATGGATGCCAACGGGTTGGGCTCGGGGTCCTCGACCTTTTTGGCGTCGGAGGAATACAACGCGGCGACGGTCATTCCGCTATCGACGAACGCGACATGAAGGCGGTCGTGTTCGTTTCCGCCCAGCACCATGGGGGCGTCGGACAGATCAACGTCCATCTCTTCGGTACGAAGATCCGGGGTAACGAGCATGCTGCGGGGCATGAAAAACTCCTCTTGAAAAGTGAATGAGTGTAGTTACAGATCGCACATCATCTTGCCACCCCCACCACGAACGCGCAGCGCAACTTTGCCCCACCTTCGTCAACCGCCCCGTCGTGCAACCCCAGTCTGTGTATCCTGTGTCCCATGACTGAGATCACCATCCCCAACGTTGGCACCGCGCGCCCCACCGACAACGGCGACTACGTCACCGAGCCCCTGTCGGTCGTCTTCCTCGGTTCGGATACGCCGTTCACGATCGAGGACAACGTCATCGAGGCTCTGGACGCTGGGGACATCACCCCGGAGGACTTGGCCCGATGCATCAATAATTTCCGCGATGCGTCCCAGCCGGTCCTCGATATCGTGGCCCCAGACCTATTCGCTTACTTCAAGGATGTGGAGCAGGATCTCGATCCGGACGAGGACTACATTCCCGAGATCCCGTCCGCATCCGTGGTGTGGGATTACGCCACGATTGACGATTCCGAGCCGTCCGTGCACTACAACAAGGAATCCTCCACCCTCTTCGTCACTCTCGAAGGTGAGGTCGAGTGGGAAGAAGAGCACGGTCTGCTGCTCGTGTTTGAAGACGGCGCCCGCATCAGCAAGTTGGGCCCCTTCGATGGCCTCACTCTGCCCTACGATTCTGCCGAGCCGCACCCGGATGGAACGGGCGTGTACTTCGTTTAAGCTCGCTCTTTCCTAGTTTGGCTTCTTTTCGTTCGACGCCACCAGCGGGGTCTCCACCTCCAGGCCAGGATCGGTAGCCACACCGAGTCCGCTGGGCTGGGCGCCATCGGCAATGAGCTGCGCCGTGAGCGCCGCGATCATCACACCGTTGTCCGTGCACAACGCCACATCGGGGATGCGCAGCTCCACCCCAGCGGCAGCGCACCGCTCGGCGGCGAGTTCCCGCAGTCGGCGGTTGGCCGCCACCCCGCCGCCGAGGAGCAGCACCTTTGCGCCGGTGTCCTCGCACGCGCGCAGGGCCTTGGCGGTGAGCACATCGACCACTGCCTCCTGGAAGCTAGCGCAGACGTCCTCGATGGGGATGCGGGCGGTGCCATCGTGTGCGCCGTCGTGTGCGCCGTCTTTGCCCGCCTGCTCCACGTATCGCGCCACGGCTGTCTTGAGGCCGGAGAAGCTGAAGTCGTAGCGGGAGTCTTGCTGTCGCATCATGCCGCGGGGGAAGGCGATGGCTGAGCTATCACCCTGGGCGGCGAGCTTGTCGATGACCGGCCCGCCCGGGTAGCCGAGCCCGAGGAGGCGCGCGACTTTGTCGTAGGCTTCGCCCGCAGCGTCGTCGAGCGTGCTGCCGAGTTCCGTCATGGGCTTGCCGAGGCCCTGGACGTGGAGGATTTGGGTGTGGCCGCCGGAGACCAGCAGGGCGATGGCGTTATCCATGCCCGTATCTGACTCCTTCGCTCCCTTCTCGCCCAGCGACTCCACCGCGACGTGGCCGCCGAGGTGATTAACGCCATAGAACGGCACACCCCACGCAGCAGCGTAGGCCTTCGCCGCGGCAGCGCCAACGAGCAGCGCACCCGCCAAGCCTGGCCCCACCGTTGCGGCCACTGCGTCGGGGCGGCCACCAACGCCCGCCTCGCGCATCTGCTCCAGAGCCGCATCCATCGTGGGGCCCATTGCCTCCAGGTGGGCGCGGGAGGCAATCTCCGGCACCACGCCGCCGAACCGGGCGTGCTGGTCCATGCTGCTGGCCACGGCGTTGGCGATGGTCCGCACCGAACCGTCCGCGCGGAGTTCAACCACGCCCACACCTGTCTCATCGCAGGAGCTTTCCACACCCATGACCAGGGTGGAGCCATCCTGCCGGGGGTGTTCCCCAGCGGCGCTTTCAACAGTATTCTCAGCACCCACGATACTCTGCCGGTCGGCGCGCATCATGGTGAACGCATCCGCGCCGGAGGGCTGGTAGTAGCCCTTGCGCGTCCCCGTCACCTCAAAGCCGTAGGTGGTGTAGAGGCCAATGGCCGGGTCATTATCCGTGCGCACCTCGAGGAATACCGGGCCACCCACGCGATCGACTTCCTCCATGAGCGGCCGAATGAGCAGGTGTGCCCACCCCTTTCCGTGATGTTCCGGGGTGATGCCCACGGTGTGGATCTCCCATTCCGGATCATCTGGGGCACCGTTGCGCGCCAGCCCAGCGTATCCCAAGATCTGCCCGTTATCATCCACCAGCCCCAGGTAGATGGTGTTGTCGCGGGTGAGCTCGTAGATAAATCCGTTGACCGGCCACGGGGAGTCGCCTTCGAACAGCACAGCTTCGATCTCCGCCAGGCGGGGGGCTGCCGAGGCATCGAGCCGCACGACGGCCGGGGTACCCTCGCCTCCCTCCGTGGCGGGTTTCAGCTCCGCTCGAGAGTAATCCACCGCGGCCGGGCGCTCCTTCTTCTTCGGCTCCACGGCATCGGGCCGCCGCAGGTACAGTGCCCGCAACGGCGCGCCCGGCTGGCGCAACGCTGCTGCATTTCCCACGAGAGACAGGGCCGCGTCCGCGAGTCCCAGCGGGCTCGGCCAGGCGTCCTCGCTGAGCAGGGCCCCAGCAGAGGCTACGGCAGGGGCCACCGCCTTCGCCGCGGCCACGCCTCGGGCACCACCGGCCGCGCTGTGCCCAGACCCAAGATCAACATCCGCTGGGGCACTCACCGCCGGATCACTAACCGTGCGCAGCGTGCCACCCTCGCTCCAGCTGTAGGTCGCGTGGTACCACTCCCGGCGCCGCGCGTCGGTGATGACCGTGAGCTCAGCACCCGCTCCCAGCTCAGCAATAGCCTCGGGGTGCTCGCGCCGAACCGTCGCCGCGATCGCCGCCAAGCTCGGCACCCCGTGCACGGGGATACCCAGCGCCTGTCCAAACGCCGCACCAGTGGCCATGCCCACACGCAATCCGGTGAAGGGCCCCGGCCCCTCCCCCACGATGACAGCATCCACGTCACCCGTTGTCAGCCCAGCGTCTGCCAAGCACTGCATGATCGAGGGCGTCAGTAGTTCCATGTGCCCGCGCGGCTCATCGTGGACGACCGAGGCGAGAAGATCCATGGTGGCGTCGGAAGAAGAAAGGCGAACGAGACCAGCGACAACATAGGAGGTCGACGTATCCACAGTGAGCAGCAACATGCCTTTAACCATAACCCCCGGCAAGCATGTGCCACGAAGTGTGGGGCGGGGCTTTAGGGCTCACGCGCAAGATATTCGGCGACGCCCCACAGCGCCCGTGGCCCCGTGACGTCGCCGGGCAGCAACGGGATTGTCCATACCGGGGCCTGCGGCAACCCGGCGCGGAGCTGGTCGAGGAACTGCCGCTCCATCTGTGCCCGGGCGGCCAAGAACTCACCAGCATCGGTCGGCGAGCAGCGATTGACCACGCAACCGCCCACATGCACACCGGTGGTGCCGAGCTGGCGGGCCAGTTCAATGGTCTCCAGCACCGGCATGCGTTCCGGGGCGAGAACCAGGAAGAACTGGCAGCGTTCGGGATCGGTCAGCAGGGCGGCGAAACGCTGGAAAACGTCGCGGCGGGCGGTGATGATCTGGCGAATGCGCTGGTTGCGGGAAGAAGGCCGGGAAGAAGGCCGGGAAGAAGACTGAGAACGGGCGCGGTGGTCGAGGTGCTCGGCGGCGTCCGTGAACCGCTCGGCGCGGTCGCGCTGGCCTAGCAGGGCGTCCATCCACTGGGTGAGCTGGGTGGGAAGGTCCAGCAGCCGGGAGGTGTGCCCAGAGGGGGCGGTATCGACGATCACGTGGTCGTACTTTTCGACGGCCTCGAGCACCACCCGGGCCAGGCGTTCGAGCAACGCTGCCTCGTGCGCGCCGGGGGATGTGGCGGCCATGGCGATGTGCTGCTTGATGCGCCGGGCCTGGATGGCGGGGAGCATCCGCTGCATCACATCGGCCATGTCGTCGAAGTGTTCGCTGGCCACCTGGTCCGGGTTGATCTCTAGGGCGTCGATCGTGGCACTTCCAGAACCGTGAGGAACGGTGGTGATCTGGTTGCCGACCTCGGCGTGGAGGACGTGCCCGACATTGTGTGCGGGATCGGTGGAGATCAGCAGGACCCGGCGGCCCCTGTCCGCCAGCGGGTGGGTGGCGAGGGCCACGGCGGTGGCGGCGGCAGTGGTCGTCTTGCCAACCCCTCCTTTGCCGCCGAAGAACATGACGGGGGTCTGGGCTGCGGACGCTAACAACACGCGATCCCATCAATCGGGGAATGCTCCATGCCCATCCGGCGGTGCCAGTCGTGGAATCGCTCGTACATCAGCGGCAGCAGTTCCAGGGTGTAGTACGAAGCAGGGTTCGGTACCCCGAGGGCCTCGCCGGCGATGATGAGCATAAACAGATCCTCCTCATCGCGGGCAGCCTTGGCCATGGTTCGGCGGTAAGGGGCGTGGTAGAACTCGCTGAGCCCGGCGCTCACGTCGTGGAACGTGGAGCGGATGGTGGACCACAGCGTGGGGCGGGGTGTGGGGCGGGGCTTGTCGGTGGGATTGGGCATGATAGGCATGGTGGGCATGGCGGGATAGCGCGACCTTCAACCGACGTCAGACCGACGTCGTGGTGCGGTAGTCGGCGGGCACGGATTCCTCATCGAATTCGGCATCCGTCGTGGCTGGTTCGTCCTTCGCGCGCTTCAAGGCCATCGCGGCTTCGATGGTGACCCAGATGGCGGCGACGAGGATGATGACGTCCAGAACCAGCAGCAGCCAATTGCCCGTGTCCAGGAATCCCTTCATCTGCACCACGAGCGCCCACACGGACATGACCAGCACGAAGGCCAGCGGGATGAGCAGCGGCCAGAAGTTGCGGCGCAGGCGGGCCAGGATGATGCAGATGATGGACAGCGTGAGTGCGGCCATGAGCTGGTTCGTGGTGCCGAACAGCGGCCAGATGATCATGCCACCGGAGCCGTCCGCGCCTGCGGAGAACGTCAGTCCCAGCGCAACGGCCAGCACGATGATGGTAGCCACACCCGCAGAGATTTTCACACCGATGACATCGCCGATCTCCTGGACAACGATGCGCTGCAGGCGCACGCCGGTATCCATCGTGGTGGCGGCGAACAGCACCGCCATCGTGGCGAGGATCGTCGCGGACAGCCCGGTCGGGATGCCCAGACCCGCCTGCATGATGCTGCTGCCACCGTCGACAAATGCCTTGACGCCGCCCTGGCCGAACTCCGAGTAGATCTCGCGCCACTGTGCGACGGTCTGATAGCCGGCGGTGGTCGCGATGATGGCACCCAGGGCCAGCAACCCCTCGCCGACGGCGCCGAAGTAGCCCACGAAACGAGCATTCGGTTCCTTATCCAGCTGTTTCGACGACGTACCAGTGGCCACCATCCCGTGGAAACCGGAGATAGCGCCGCACGCGATGGTGACGAACAACAGCGGAACCAGGGATGGGGTCTTCTCCGGCAACATGTCGTTGACCGCGGGAGCCACGACCGTGGGCATCGAGACCAGGACGGAACCGTAGAGGATGATCAAGCCCACGAAGAGCTGGAGGCCGTTGATGTAGTCGCGGGGCTGTAGCAGCACCCACACGGGAAGCAGGGAGGCGATGCCTGCGTAGGCGAACAGCGCCACGATCCAGAAGGCGTTGGGGCTCAGCCCGAGGATCGAGTCCGGCAGCACCACGGGGAACTTGTCGCCCAACACCATGAGGCCGTAGAGCACCACAACACCCACCACCGAGACCAGCGGCAGGTTCCACTTCAACTTGTAGATGGCCTGACCGATCAGAACCGCCACGACCACCGCACCCCACGTGGGGATAACTGCCGAGGGGGTGGAGACAAGAAGCTTCGAGATCACCACGGCGAAGGCCGCATTGACCATGAGCAACAGCAGGAAGATGATCACGAGGAAGAGGTTGCGGCCGTGCTTGCCGATGTACTTTCCGGAGAGGATGCCGATCGACTGCCCCTTGTTGCGCACAGACGCCCACAGTGCGCCCATGTCGTGCATACCCGCGATGAAGATCGTGCCGATCGTCACCCACAGGAATGCGGGGAGCCAACCCCAGATCACGGCGATGGCCGGTCCGACGATCGGCGCGGCGCCGGCCACCGAGGTGAAGTGATGGCCCCACAGCACTAGGCGGTTGGTGGGGACGAAGTCTACGCCGTCCTCCATCGTGTGGGCGGGCGTGGGAAACTCTTGCTTCAGCTTGAAGATGCGTTGGCTCAGATAGCGCGAATACAGGAAGTATCCGGCGACCATGAGGCCAACGCCGATGATGGCGAGGGTTAGGGAGTTCATGGGGCCTCCGTGGGACAGGCGGGAGTTCGAAACTTCTAATGTGCATTAGATCACATTGCACAATCCCAGTGACCTTTACCCTGCACCTTCACTGGCTGGCTCCCCAGCGCCACCAAGCCGTACGTACCCCAGACACACAAGAAGCCTCTAGGATGCTCTCGCAGTAAACATCCCAGAGGCCTTTTCGACTGGCGGGTTGATCAGACCCATGTTGCCAGCGTCTTGCTGAAACACCCCTCACGGTATTCCGCCTACTATCTTAAACAAAAGCTGAGGGTCATTTCAACTGGTTGTGAAAAATTTTTTGAACTCCACGCAAGCGCCTCAACAAATCCCGGTAAACACTCAGCTCAGAGCGCCTATTTGCCATCCTGTGCGGGCTCATGCGGGCGCCGAGAAATCCACGACCACGCCACCACGCGTTCCTCAGAGTCCTCCGATTCGGCACGCTCAATGCTCACGTCTAGGACCGAATCGCTGAGGAACTCCACCACGCCACGGCCCCACTCGGCGACCACCACGTGCGAATCCAGATCCGCATCGAGATCCAGCGATTCCAGCGCATCGAGCACCACGTTCCGGTCCATCTGCTCACCCGGGGCGATGCCCTCCTGCACATCGGCACCCAGCAGGCGGTAGGCATCCATGTGCAGCATCCCTGGCCTGCCCTCGGTCCCCTTGTGGGTCCGCACAATCGTGAAGGTCGGAGACTGCACGCGCCCCCGCACCCCCAGGCCTTGAGCGATGCCCTGCGTCAGGGTGGTCTTGCCCGCCCCCAGCGGGCCGGTCAACACCACCACGGTGCCCGCCGCACCGCCAGCCGTTTCCTGGTTCAGCAGTTGTTCGCCCACTTGGCGGCCGAGATCCCGCATGGCATCGGCATCAGGCGCCACCGCCGAGCCAGAGTCCTGCGACAGATCCAAGGCAGCGGGCGCTGGAGTTACCGCAGCGTTGTGGGGTTGGGGGTGGGTTGTGGCGTCGAACTGAAGAAAGCGGCGCTTCACCCGCGGACCGCGCGGGAGGGTGAGGATTTCGTAGGCGATGGTGCCCGCTGCGGCGGCGAACTCGTCCACACTGGGGCCGTCTTGGCCGAAGATGATGGCCCAATCGCCGGGGCGGACGGGGGATTCGGTGGGATTCTCGCTGACCGGGCCGAGGCTAACCACGACCTGGTCCATGCACACGCGCCCGATCTGCGGGTAGCGCCGCCCGTTGATCGACACCTCGAAGCGTCCGGAGGCGGACCGCGGGATGCCGTCGGCGTACCCCACCG
Encoded here:
- a CDS encoding WhiB family transcriptional regulator — its product is MPQPSQLPGPAASKWEWQLHGSCRGVDSSVFFHPDGERGRARSNREQRAKAICRRCPVMEQCRAHALEVAEPYGIWGGLSESERDIILRPTSRNRGRRVAG
- the groL gene encoding chaperonin GroEL (60 kDa chaperone family; promotes refolding of misfolded polypeptides especially under stressful conditions; forms two stacked rings of heptamers to form a barrel-shaped 14mer; ends can be capped by GroES; misfolded proteins enter the barrel where they are refolded when GroES binds) — translated: MSKLIAFDQEAREGLQKGVDALADAVKVTLGPRGRNVVLDKAFGGPTVTNDGVTIARDIDLEDPFENLGAQLVKSVAIKTNDIAGDGTTTATLLAQALISEGLRTVAAGANPIAVNRGIQIGTEKVVELLADLAQPVADTAAISNVATVSSRDKKIGDMVADAFDKVGKDGVVTVEESQSIEDESIVTEGVSFDKGYLSPYFVTDQETGHAVLDDALVLLVREKISSLPDFLPLLEQIANSGKQVLIVAEDVEGEPLQMLVLNAIRKSLKVVAVKAPYFGDRRKAFMDDLAIVTGGTVIDKELGQNLSEATLDQLGSARRITVTKDETVIVDGAGTAEAVEERRQQIRADIERTDSNWDREKLEERLAKLSGGVAVIRAGGATETEVNERKLRIEDAINAARAAAQEGVIAGGGSVLVQIAEEVEKLEAEHDGDEAIGLRSLARALRRPTFWIADNAGLDGAVVVARTAEMDNGSGFNAATLEYGNLLDEGIIDPVKVTHSAVINATSVARMVLTTETAVVDKPEKPAPAAAGHHHH
- the groES gene encoding co-chaperone GroES, with product MANVNIKPLEDRVLVQIVEAETTTASGLVIPDSAKEKPQEATVIAVGPGRWADDDDRIPMDVKEGDTVVFSKYGGTELKYNGEEYLLLSQRDILAVIEK
- a CDS encoding DUF6985 domain-containing protein is translated as MTEITIPNVGTARPTDNGDYVTEPLSVVFLGSDTPFTIEDNVIEALDAGDITPEDLARCINNFRDASQPVLDIVAPDLFAYFKDVEQDLDPDEDYIPEIPSASVVWDYATIDDSEPSVHYNKESSTLFVTLEGEVEWEEEHGLLLVFEDGARISKLGPFDGLTLPYDSAEPHPDGTGVYFV
- the tsaD gene encoding tRNA (adenosine(37)-N6)-threonylcarbamoyltransferase complex transferase subunit TsaD translates to MLLLTVDTSTSYVVAGLVRLSSSDATMDLLASVVHDEPRGHMELLTPSIMQCLADAGLTTGDVDAVIVGEGPGPFTGLRVGMATGAAFGQALGIPVHGVPSLAAIAATVRREHPEAIAELGAGAELTVITDARRREWYHATYSWSEGGTLRTVSDPAVSAPADVDLGSGHSAAGGARGVAAAKAVAPAVASAGALLSEDAWPSPLGLADAALSLVGNAAALRQPGAPLRALYLRRPDAVEPKKKERPAAVDYSRAELKPATEGGEGTPAVVRLDASAAPRLAEIEAVLFEGDSPWPVNGFIYELTRDNTIYLGLVDDNGQILGYAGLARNGAPDDPEWEIHTVGITPEHHGKGWAHLLIRPLMEEVDRVGGPVFLEVRTDNDPAIGLYTTYGFEVTGTRKGYYQPSGADAFTMMRADRQSIVGAENTVESAAGEHPRQDGSTLVMGVESSCDETGVGVVELRADGSVRTIANAVASSMDQHARFGGVVPEIASRAHLEAMGPTMDAALEQMREAGVGGRPDAVAATVGPGLAGALLVGAAAAKAYAAAWGVPFYGVNHLGGHVAVESLGEKGAKESDTGMDNAIALLVSGGHTQILHVQGLGKPMTELGSTLDDAAGEAYDKVARLLGLGYPGGPVIDKLAAQGDSSAIAFPRGMMRQQDSRYDFSFSGLKTAVARYVEQAGKDGAHDGAHDGTARIPIEDVCASFQEAVVDVLTAKALRACEDTGAKVLLLGGGVAANRRLRELAAERCAAAGVELRIPDVALCTDNGVMIAALTAQLIADGAQPSGLGVATDPGLEVETPLVASNEKKPN
- a CDS encoding ArsA family ATPase; translated protein: MLLASAAQTPVMFFGGKGGVGKTTTAAATAVALATHPLADRGRRVLLISTDPAHNVGHVLHAEVGNQITTVPHGSGSATIDALEINPDQVASEHFDDMADVMQRMLPAIQARRIKQHIAMAATSPGAHEAALLERLARVVLEAVEKYDHVIVDTAPSGHTSRLLDLPTQLTQWMDALLGQRDRAERFTDAAEHLDHRARSQSSSRPSSRPSSRNQRIRQIITARRDVFQRFAALLTDPERCQFFLVLAPERMPVLETIELARQLGTTGVHVGGCVVNRCSPTDAGEFLAARAQMERQFLDQLRAGLPQAPVWTIPLLPGDVTGPRALWGVAEYLAREP
- a CDS encoding cory-CC-star protein; protein product: MPNPTDKPRPTPRPTLWSTIRSTFHDVSAGLSEFYHAPYRRTMAKAARDEEDLFMLIIAGEALGVPNPASYYTLELLPLMYERFHDWHRRMGMEHSPIDGIACC
- a CDS encoding carbon starvation CstA family protein → MNSLTLAIIGVGLMVAGYFLYSRYLSQRIFKLKQEFPTPAHTMEDGVDFVPTNRLVLWGHHFTSVAGAAPIVGPAIAVIWGWLPAFLWVTIGTIFIAGMHDMGALWASVRNKGQSIGILSGKYIGKHGRNLFLVIIFLLLLMVNAAFAVVISKLLVSTPSAVIPTWGAVVVAVLIGQAIYKLKWNLPLVSVVGVVVLYGLMVLGDKFPVVLPDSILGLSPNAFWIVALFAYAGIASLLPVWVLLQPRDYINGLQLFVGLIILYGSVLVSMPTVVAPAVNDMLPEKTPSLVPLLFVTIACGAISGFHGMVATGTSSKQLDKEPNARFVGYFGAVGEGLLALGAIIATTAGYQTVAQWREIYSEFGQGGVKAFVDGGSSIMQAGLGIPTGLSATILATMAVLFAATTMDTGVRLQRIVVQEIGDVIGVKISAGVATIIVLAVALGLTFSAGADGSGGMIIWPLFGTTNQLMAALTLSIICIILARLRRNFWPLLIPLAFVLVMSVWALVVQMKGFLDTGNWLLLVLDVIILVAAIWVTIEAAMALKRAKDEPATTDAEFDEESVPADYRTTTSV
- a CDS encoding bifunctional alanine racemase/tRNA (adenosine(37)-N6)-threonylcarbamoyltransferase complex ATPase subunit type 1 TsaE; the encoded protein is MDSEIHLAELVVDLGAIAHNVQELVAAATPAEVMAVVKADGYNHGLREVVDTVIAAGATHLGVATVGEALAVRAAGGAGATAPVTAWMWFPGEDLSAALAQNITIGIPSLAHAESLIEQAGSGAGPVPATLMVDTGLSRSGVSPAEWESTVELLAQHTDLVDVRGLMSHLATADTPNADPATDMQAQRFHRAIEFCRARGLDVPCNHLANTPATLTRPDTHHEMVRPGVGIYGVDPVEPKAGATFRPAMTFRARVITTRVVAAGEAVSYGHTWRAEVDTRTAVVAVGYADGIPRSASGRFEVSINGRRYPQIGRVCMDQVVVSLGPVSENPTESPVRPGDWAIIFGQDGPSVDEFAAAAGTIAYEILTLPRGPRVKRRFLQFDATTHPQPHNAAVTPAPAALDLSQDSGSAVAPDADAMRDLGRQVGEQLLNQETAGGAAGTVVVLTGPLGAGKTTLTQGIAQGLGVRGRVQSPTFTIVRTHKGTEGRPGMLHMDAYRLLGADVQEGIAPGEQMDRNVVLDALESLDLDADLDSHVVVAEWGRGVVEFLSDSVLDVSIERAESEDSEERVVAWSWISRRPHEPAQDGK